The Papio anubis isolate 15944 chromosome 5, Panubis1.0, whole genome shotgun sequence genome has a segment encoding these proteins:
- the LOC110743595 gene encoding tropomyosin alpha-4 chain-like produces the protein MKVIENRAMKDEEKMEIQEMQLKEAKHVAEEADRKYEEVARKLVILEGEVERAEERAEVSELKCGDPEKELKNVTNNLKSLEAASKKYSEKEDTYEEEIKLLSDKLKEAETRAEFAERTVAKLEKTIDDLEEKLAQAKEENVGLHQTLD, from the coding sequence ATGAAGGTGATAGAAAACCGGGCCATGAAGGATGAAGAGAAGATGGAAATTCAGGAGATGCAGCTCAAAGAGGCCAAGCATGTTGCGGAAGAGGCTGACCGCAAATACGAGGAGGTAGCTCGTAAGCTGGTCATCCTGGAGGGTGAGGTGGAGAGGGCAGAGGAGCGTGCGGAGGTGTCTGAACTAAAATGTGGTGACCCGGAGAAAGAACTCAAGAATGTTACTAATAACCTGAAATCTCTGGAGGCTGCATCTAAAAAGTATTCTGAAAAGGAGGACAcatatgaagaagaaattaaacttCTGTCTGACAAACTGAAAGAGGCTGAGACCCGTGCTGAATTTGCAGAGAGAACGGTTGCAAAACTGGAAAAGACAATTGATGACCTGGAAGAGAAACTTGCCCAGGCCAAAGAAGAGAACGTGGGTTTACATCAGACACTGGATTAG